The Streptomyces sp. NBC_00224 genome contains the following window.
TCGTTGATCTTCGCCTGGAGCTCGTCGTGCTCGGCGACGATCTTCTGCCGCTCCAGGGCCGCGAGCCGGCGGAGCTGCATCTCCAGGATCGCGTTGGCCTGGATCTCGTCGATGGAGAGCAGGCCCATCAGGCCCTCGCGCGCGACCTCGACGGTGTCGCTGCGCCGGATCAGCGCGATGACCTCGTCGATCGCGTCGAGCGCCTTGAGCAGACCGCGCAGGATGTGGGCCCGCTCCTCCGCCTTGCGCAGCCGGAACCTGGTGCGCCGGACGATGACCTCGATCTGGTGCGTCACCCAGTGGCGGATGAACGCGTCCAGCGAGAGCGTGCGCGGCACGCCGTCGACGAGCGCCAGCATGTTGGCGCCGAAGTTCGTCTGGAGGTCGGTGTGCTTGTACAGGTTGTTCAGGACGACCTTGGCGACCGCGTCCCGCTTGAGCACGATGACCAGGCGCTGGCCGGTACGGGAGCTGGTCTCGTCCCGGACGTCGGCGATGCCGCCGACCTTGCCGTCCTTCACCAGGTCGGCGATCTTCTGCGCGAGGTTGTCGGGGTTGGTCTGGTACGGAAGTTCCGTGACCACCAGGCACTGGCGGTTCTGGATCTCCTCGACCGCGACCACCGCGCGCATGGTGATGGAGCCGCGACCCGTGCGGTACGCCTCCTCGATGCCCTTGCGGCCGACCACGAGGGCGCCGGTCGGGAAGTCGGGGCCCTTGATGCGCTCGATCAGCGCGTCCAGGAGCTCCTCGTGCGAGGCCTCCGGGTGCGCCAGGAACCACTGGGCGCCGTCCGCGACCTCGCGCAGGTTGTGCGGCGGGATGTTGGTGGCCATACCGACGGCGATACCGGCGGAGCCGTTGACCAGCAGGTTCGGGAAGCGCGCCGGCAGGACCGTCGGCTCCTGGTTGCGGCCGTCGTAGTTGTCCTGGAAGTCGACGGTCTCCTCGTCGATGTCCCGGACCATCTCCATGGACAGCGGCATCATCTTGCACTCGGTGTACCGCATGGCGGCGGCCGGGTCGTTGCCCGGGGAACCGAAGTTGCCGTTGGAGTCGACCAGCGGCATCCGCATCGACCAGGGCTGGGCGAGGCGGACGAGCGCGTCGTAGATCGAGGAGTCGCCGTGCGGGTGGTACGTGCCCATGACGTCGCCGACGACGCGGGCGCACTTGTAGAAGCCCTTCTCGGGCCGGTAGCCGCCGTCGTACATCGCGTACAGCACTCGGCGGTGGACGGGCTTCAGGCCGTCCCGTACGTCCGGCAGCGCGCGCGACACGATGACGGACATCGCGTAGTCGAGGTAGGAACGCTGCATCTCCGTCTCAAGCCCGACGGGCTCGATGCGCATTACAGGGTCTTCCTCGGTGGGTTCAGTGGTCGCGGGAGTGTTCTCGTCGGCCATTGCTGGTTCTCAAGTCCTTTCGAAGCGGTCAGCGACAGACCGACTCAGATGTCGAGGAAGCGGACGTCCTTGGCGTTGCGCTGGATGAACGAGCGCCGCGCCTCGACGTCCTCGCCCATCAGCACCGAGAACAGGTCGTCGGCCTGGGCCGCGTCGTCCAGGGTGACCTGGCCCAGGACGCGGTGCTCGACGTCCATCGTGGTGATGCGCAGCTCTTCGGCGTTCATCTCGCCGAGGCCCTTGAAGCGCTGGATCGAGTCCTCGCGGATCCGCTTGCCCGACTGCTTGCCGAGCTCCACGAGCGCGTCGCGCTCACGGTCCGAGTACGCGTACTCGAAGTCGTCCCGGCCCCACTTGATCTTGTAGAGCGGCGGGCGCGACAGGTACACGTGCCCGGCCTCGACCAGCGGCCGCATGAAGCGGAAGAGGAAGGTCAGCAGCAGGGTGTTGATGTGCTGGCCGTCGACGTCGGCGTCCGCCATCAGGATGATCTTGTGATAGCGGAGCTTCTCGATGTCGAAGTCCTCGTGGACTCCGGTGCCGAAGGCCGAGATCAGCGCCTGGACCTCGGTGTTCTGCAGGATCTTGTCGATGCGGGCCTTCTCGACGTTCAGGATCTTGCCGCGGATCGGCAGGATGGCCTGGTACATCGGGTTGCGGCCGGACTTCGCCGAACCACCGGCGGAGTCACCCTCGACGATGAAGATCTCGCACTTCGTCGGGTCGTTGGACTGGCAGTCGGAGAGCTTGCCGGGGAGAGAGGCGCTTTCGAGCAGACCCTTGCGGCGGGTCAGGTCGCGCGCCTTGCGGGCGGCGACACGTGCCGTCTGCGCCTGGATGGACTTGCGGATGATGTCCGCGGCCTCGTTGGGGTTCCGGTCGAACCAGTCGGTCAGGTGCTCGTGCACCACCTTCTGGACGAACGTCTTCGCCTCGGTGTTGCCCAGCTTGGTCTTGGTCTGGCCCTCGAACTGCGGCTCGCCCAGCTTGATGGAGATGATCGCCGTCAGACCCTCGCGGATATCCTCGCCGGAGAGGTTGTCGTCCTTCTCGCGCAGCAGCTTCTTGTCACGGGCGTACCGGTTGACCAGGCCCGTGAGCGCGGCGCGGAATCCCTCCTCATGCGTACCCCCCTCGTGCGTGTGGATGGTGTTCGCAAAGGAGTAAACGCCCTCGCTGTACTGAGAGTTCCACTGCATCGCGATCTCGGCCGAGAGCATGCGCTCCTTGTCCTCGGCCTCCACGTCGATCACGGTCGGGTGGATCAGCTCGCCCTTGCGCGAGTTGAGGTACTTCACGAAGTCGACGATGCCGCCCTCGTAGTGGTACGAGACCGTGAGCGCCTGCTCGACTTCCGACTCCTCGGCCGAGTCCGCCCCGGAGACGGC
Protein-coding sequences here:
- the gyrA gene encoding DNA gyrase subunit A, whose amino-acid sequence is MADENTPATTEPTEEDPVMRIEPVGLETEMQRSYLDYAMSVIVSRALPDVRDGLKPVHRRVLYAMYDGGYRPEKGFYKCARVVGDVMGTYHPHGDSSIYDALVRLAQPWSMRMPLVDSNGNFGSPGNDPAAAMRYTECKMMPLSMEMVRDIDEETVDFQDNYDGRNQEPTVLPARFPNLLVNGSAGIAVGMATNIPPHNLREVADGAQWFLAHPEASHEELLDALIERIKGPDFPTGALVVGRKGIEEAYRTGRGSITMRAVVAVEEIQNRQCLVVTELPYQTNPDNLAQKIADLVKDGKVGGIADVRDETSSRTGQRLVIVLKRDAVAKVVLNNLYKHTDLQTNFGANMLALVDGVPRTLSLDAFIRHWVTHQIEVIVRRTRFRLRKAEERAHILRGLLKALDAIDEVIALIRRSDTVEVAREGLMGLLSIDEIQANAILEMQLRRLAALERQKIVAEHDELQAKINEYNAILASPERQRQIISEELAAIVEKFGDDRRSKLVPFDGDMSIEDLIAEEDIVVTISNGGYVKRTKTEDYRSQKRGGKGVRGTKLKQDDIVDHFFVSTTHHWLLFFTNKGRVYRAKAYELPDAGRDARGQHVANLLAFQPDEKIAQILAIRDYEAAPYLILATKGGLVKKTSLKDYDSPRSGGVIAINLRETADGSDDELIGAELVSADDDLLLISKKAQSIRFTATDDALRPMGRATSGVKGMSFREGDELLSMNVVRPGTFVFTATDGGYAKRTPVDEYRVQGRGGLGIKAAKIVEDRGSLVGALVVEETDEILAITLGGGVIRTRVNEVRETGRDTMGVQLINLGKRDAVVGIARNAEAGREAEEVDGPEGTEIDAVEGESAEGAVEGTEPSAGEHEE
- the gyrB gene encoding DNA topoisomerase (ATP-hydrolyzing) subunit B, with product MLCQKGRFVADSGNPNENTPSAAAGENGEVTASYDASAITVLEGLDAVRKRPGMYIGSTGERGLHHLVQEVVDNSVDEALAGHADTIDVTILADGGVRVVDNGRGIPVDMHPVEKKPAVEVVLTVLHAGGKFGGGGYAVSGGLHGVGVSVVNALSTKLAVDIKRDGYRWTQDYKLGVPTAPLAKHEPVEESGTTVTFWADPDVFETTEYSFETLARRFQEMAFLNKGLTIKLTDERESAKAVSGADSAEESEVEQALTVSYHYEGGIVDFVKYLNSRKGELIHPTVIDVEAEDKERMLSAEIAMQWNSQYSEGVYSFANTIHTHEGGTHEEGFRAALTGLVNRYARDKKLLREKDDNLSGEDIREGLTAIISIKLGEPQFEGQTKTKLGNTEAKTFVQKVVHEHLTDWFDRNPNEAADIIRKSIQAQTARVAARKARDLTRRKGLLESASLPGKLSDCQSNDPTKCEIFIVEGDSAGGSAKSGRNPMYQAILPIRGKILNVEKARIDKILQNTEVQALISAFGTGVHEDFDIEKLRYHKIILMADADVDGQHINTLLLTFLFRFMRPLVEAGHVYLSRPPLYKIKWGRDDFEYAYSDRERDALVELGKQSGKRIREDSIQRFKGLGEMNAEELRITTMDVEHRVLGQVTLDDAAQADDLFSVLMGEDVEARRSFIQRNAKDVRFLDI